CCGGCCACCAATCCTATGGGCTGGCCAATGGGAACTATTGGCGATCTAACTGAAAGTACTCAATACGGCACAAGTTCGAAGGCTGGGAACGAAGGTTCAATTCCAATTCTGCGAATGGGGAATATTACTACAACTGGCGAGTTTGAATTTCAAGATATGAAATTTATCGACCTCCTCGAAAATGAAATAGACAAATATACCGTCAAGGATGGGGATATTCTTTTCAATCGGACAAATAGCCCTGATCTTGTTGGAAAGACCGGGGTCTATCGCGGAGAGAAAACATATGCTTACGCGGGTTATCTCATCCGGCTACGTACAAATAAAGAGGCTGTCCCAGAATACATAGGCACGTATTTGAACAGCAAAGTAGGAAAAAAAATTCTACGCGGTATGTGCAAAACCATTATCGGAATGGCGAATATCAATGCTAAAGAGCTAAGGACCATTCCAATCCCGCTCGCACCAATAGAACTTCAAAAGAAATTTCAGAGGAAATTTGTCGCATACCGGTCTGCTATCCCGGCTTTTCAAAAACACCGGGAGCATCTCGATACCCTCTTCTCATCCCTCCAACACCGCGAATTCCACGGGGAGATGTGATATGAAAGCAACTGAAACCAGACTCCTTTCTTTTTTGAAAAAATCATCTCAGATCGAGATCCTCATTTATCAACAAACCCATGTAATTGGCCTGGTCCGTCAGTCCCTCGAAGGACAGCGAGACAGCGAGGATAACGGATGAGTCAGTTTGCCTTCCTACAATCTGAATTTTCCCCAGTCTATGACCATGCACAAAAGGCGGAAGCTGCAGCGTTGAATGATCCCCGTGCATCGTGCTTTTATGCTCGGCTCGCACTAGAGACTGCGATAAAGTGGATGTATACACATGACAGAACACTGCGCAATCCTTACGACAATACTTTGTCTGCATTGATACATGAAGGCACCTTTCGCGCTCTGGTAGGCAACGCTCTGGTTACCAAAGCCCGGATTATCAAGGACCTTGGCAATCGGGCGGTGCATGAGACACGGGCGATACCACCCCAGGCGGCTATTACGTCGCTAAGGGAGCTATTTCATTTTTCATACTGGCTTGTCCGCACCTATGCCAAGGGCGCAAAGCCAGAACCGGGACGGCAGTTTGTGTACGAGGCATTGCCGAAGACCGCACAGGTCGAGGCGAGTACGCTGGCACGCTTACAGGCGCTGGCCAAGGACTATGACGAGAAAACCAGGGCTCATGAGGAGGCAGAAGCAGCCCGCATACAAACCGAGCAACAGCAGGCCGCACTGGAGGC
This sequence is a window from Thermodesulfobacteriota bacterium. Protein-coding genes within it:
- a CDS encoding restriction endonuclease subunit S; this translates as MKLVQLGQVAEIEMGQAPSGDTYNENGDGLPLIAGASDFGELTPHPSRFTSHPTKKSKNGDILICIRATIGNLNWSDSEYCLGRGVAGLRAKEGIIAPQYLWRVMEAGADRLAAKGRGATFRQVTRTDIAELEIPLPPLNEQMRIAAILDQADKLRRLRQSSIDRLNELGQAIFYEMFGDPATNPMGWPMGTIGDLTESTQYGTSSKAGNEGSIPILRMGNITTTGEFEFQDMKFIDLLENEIDKYTVKDGDILFNRTNSPDLVGKTGVYRGEKTYAYAGYLIRLRTNKEAVPEYIGTYLNSKVGKKILRGMCKTIIGMANINAKELRTIPIPLAPIELQKKFQRKFVAYRSAIPAFQKHREHLDTLFSSLQHREFHGEM